The Anas acuta chromosome 7, bAnaAcu1.1, whole genome shotgun sequence DNA window GTCATATCTCTATTAGTGCATTagttttaaaagtaatattgtatttgttttctaatttcagGAGAATAAAATGGGGAAGTTGTAGAACACTGAGGATAACTCAGCACAGTAGTCTTGTTTGCTGCAGGAACTAAGCCTAATCTCAAGAATCCACTTAAAGAAAAGGAATACCTGTGAAATCATGCCATCTGAAAAGGGccatttttttcatgataaagagcaaattaatttattaaatcaCAATGCTGCAAATAATCTTTATATGGATACTACTTTGGAAAAAGCATTGGGGAATGATCCTTTAAGTGTGATGACTCGACCAGCAATTTTAGATGTCAGTCTCTCCTATGAACTAAAGAATGTGAAGATTGTTTTACCCAAAGTGAACATTCCAAATGAAGTGTTAATGAAACATGAAGTAGATAGGTTTAGAAAACTATTTCAGTGTAAAGAGCAAACTGCAAGGAAGTCAGTAAATCTGGAGAAAGTGAATGGAAGCAGTCCCATTTGTTCAGAGGGAAGCAAAGTACAGAATATACCAGAAGTGCAATTTGAAGAAGGGCTGAAAACTACAGCAAAGATACTGAATTTCACTTGTACGAAGTGTGAGGATAATGTTAGATACAGCCCAAATGAcctacagaaacattttcagctgTTACACTATGGCGAGTTGCCTTTGTATCCTTGTGAAATGTGTAACTTCTCAGCTAATGACTTTCAGTCATTTAAACAGCATAGACGCACCCATCGCAGCACTTTAGTGAAATGTGAGCTCTGTAATGATGAGCATATGTACACTTTGTTTGATTTGACAAAACACTTCACATCAAAGCATTGTGTAAATGGTCACTTTCAATGTGAAAAATGTGGGTTTTCTACCCAGGATGTGGGCACATTTGTTCAGCACATTCACAGACATAATGAGCTTCCATATAAATGTGGAAAATGCCATCACATAAGCTTTACAAAAGAGGAGTTCCAGAAACATGTTGTTTTCCATAACAGCGTGTTTCCTTTTGGTTGTCAGTATTGCAGTTACAGAACACAACGGAAAGATTatctttttaaacacattatATCTTTGCATAGAGACCACTTGTATGCAAAAGAACAACTGGAAAAGGATAAATGTGAAAAAAGAATAGTGAAGACTCCAGCAGGACTAAAGCTTGTGTTAAGAAGGTGTAAAACGGGAACATCGAAAAAACCTCTCTGGAGacggaaaaaaataatcagtggaAGTgacaaaactggagaaaaaagtTCCCAAGTGCTAAGAAGTGTGAACAAAATTCAACCAAAATTGGATGAGTTGAACCAGTGTATGAGAGACGtggaaacaaatgaagaaaaagatcgAATTATGTATACTGAAAAGCATAACTTCACAGGTGGAATGCTCTCTGCTACTGCTGCACAATACAATAAAGCAGATGATGGAACAAGCTTCAGCCTGGGATTATTGAAAAATGCCATTCCTGGGCCCACGGTATTGATggtgaaaaacaataaaatatctGTACCAGCAAATTACAGTGCTAAATTTATGGGATTTAAAATGGTAGATGGAAAACAACATATTGTTATAAAATTATTACCTACAAGTAAGCAAAACTTGCATGTGTTGGGTCAGAAAGCTCATTCTCTTAAAGATGGCTCTACAACTCCTTTGATACAGACTGATGATCCTTGTAGTTTGTCTTTAGGTGCTATACCAAATGTTACTGACCAGTCAACCGTAAAGAACAATTCCATTCACACTTTACCctctcctctgttttcttctgttccttcttCAGGAAAAccagaagtggaaaaacaaaataactccTTATTGTATGGTAGGAGTCTTTCTCAAACTGTAGCACCTTCTAATGTAGCTGTAGGAAAAAATTCGTATCACTTGCCAATGAAGTTGGGCTCAACTGTATCTCCATGTGATGAGGTGACAAAAATTGAATCTCGAAGTAACATCTCATGGGGAAACCATAGTCCTCCAAGTCATCCTCAGGTATTACCACCCACTATTACAAATGGGAGTCACTATGACCATATGAAAATGCCCTTCTTTTCTGAATTGAAAATGCAACATGGTGGCCTGAACAATGGTATTGGAAATAGTGATCTCTGTTATTCACATTCAGTTGATTCTTCTAATGAAGGGTTGCTGTCTTTTCATAATTATTCTAAAATGGATTCTTCAGATAATCAGTGTAGCTTTTGGATGTCAACAGATGACAAATCTAAAGAATTTATATCCAGCCAAacagtttcttttcaaaacagaattgaATCTGCGTCTTCATATTCATATCCAGAGTCCATCAAAGgcttaaaacaagaacaaattgTATCAGACGAATCAAATATTAAAACTTATGGATACATGAACACTAAGAATAACTCTGTGTTTTCTAAAGGCCAATCTAAATGTGTTATTGACAGAGAGTGTTTTGTGGAAGACCAGCGTAATGGCCAGCAGTATTTGGATGCTAACATACATCAAGACTTTGAGAATGTAACTGAGAAATTCCAGGAAAATGGATCTGATTCTGTTAACTCGGTCTTAATGCCTAAAATCACATCTGTTTTCTCATTGCAGAGTGAACAGGCAGCTCATTATTTATCGCCTGAAATAAACCAGTTATTGCAAGATGTGTTAAAAGTGAAAGCAACTACTCAGCAAGAATCCCACAGCAAGTCAAATAACTGCATAAAACTTCATTCTGACAAGCTGCTTTCTAGTCATCTTTCTAGTCATGAGACAGGGAATAAAGCCTTTGCACACTTAAAAAGCTCAGCAACCGCATGTGGTTTTCAGAGGCCTCCTACTAATGCTGGTTTTCATTTATGTAAGAGAGAGTTGAACACAAGCTGTAGCACAAATGAAGGTACACattgtaggaaagaaaaaaggctacCCAGAATATCATTAGATTCACAGGGAGTGCATATAATATCCAGATCTCCAGGTGTTGGTGCATCACTTAAAACTCATACAGATGGAATCACAACACAGCAACTAGTAAAAGAAGAAGTACAGTCAACAACCCCAAATCCTAGCAGCttttctccagttcttcaggaacagaagaaaactgttttagtTCAGTCATCTCCAggattttttgttcctttgcaTCTTGCTAACCAGCCTGGACTGCAGGTTGTTTCAGGAAAATCTCTTCCGTCAACCAGTTCATTTGATAGTCATGCAACTAAAGGTGTACctgcttcttttgttttaaataaaggacCTGGAGTGATACTGACTTTCAGTGGGGCAATTGGAACAGTTGCAAATGTCCGTAGTGATAGTTCTCAGGTTTTAGCGAGTGTCGCATCCAGAGAATATGGTAAAATAACCATACCAGCTTCAAAAGTGGAGCGGAAAAATGACAGCTTCAGAGGCATAAGAAGTTCCTGTAGTAGGAGAGCACATCATCCAGCAAATGACTCACTGAATAGCACATCATTCAAAGGACCTTTTGTAATTACAAACTCATCAGAGTCATCTATGAAAGgaatttcttctgtgaaagtGTTACCAGAGCAGCAGGATGCTGTCTTTGGTTCTGTGGAGTCAGTAAAACAacaggaaatgaaacagaaacatgtTTATGCACTTTTGCCTGATGGACAGCAGGCAGTTTTCCTGCAATGTATGACACCAAACAAACCTGAAGTACGTAAACATAGTGTTTTTCAGGAGAGTGCTCATTGTCAAAACTGTCAACCAAAGAAAACTGGAGCCATGCAACAAAAGCTTTTGCTGAAAATTAAGACTTCTTCAGATACGCTGACTGATACCAATCAGTCAGTGAACAACTCAGTGCCCTCACTACAGTTGGATAACTTGCAGTCCCTTACTCCTGCACTAGCACAGAAACAGACTAATCTTACTTCTAATGATGCCTTAATCTTACCAGGTAGGTTAATGCCAGCAAATGCCTCTTTGGCAAACTCTAATCCAGCATGTCGTATTCCTTCTGTAGAACCTGTATATTCTACCAAACCTGCAGGGACGTGGTTGCGAAAAGGTTCTGCAGAGAGTACACAAGTAATAACTGCTAACAACAGGAATAACTGTGGTAGTCAGAAGTCCACATGGCGCACCCGGAACAGAGTGGCAAAAGTAAAATCTCGCTTAAAGCAAACTGGGCCTGAAAGTTCGGAAACTGTGGTTTTACAAAGAAACAATTTCAAACGGAAATGCAAGGATAATTGCAGAGAACCTCCAAGAAAGAAAGCAACATTGCACAGAAAGTGTAAGGAAAAGAATCAAGCTCAAGTTGTTAGTGAATCAGGTGGCCCTTACAAACCAAGGGCATCAAAAGAAACTGTGAGGACTTTGAAACTACTTCCTTTTAATTCTAAACAGCTTGTAAAATGCCCTCGGAGAAATCAACCAGTTGTTGTGCTTAACCATCCTGATGCAGATGTTCCAGAAGTTGTAAATGTAATGAAAACCATTGCTAAATTTAAGGGACATGTTCTTAAGGTTTCATTGTCAAAAAGAACTATTGAAGCACTTCTGGAGCCAGCCTTCTGCAATAGTTTGGATGTAACTACTGATGATCTTTCTCAAAAGAGGCACAAGACAGTAAAACCTATTAGCCCTGTAAAAGAAAGATTTGTATTAAAATTGACACTGAAAAAGACTAGCAAAAACAATTATCAGATTGTGAAAACTACCTCTGATAATACCTTGAAAGCTAAGTTTAGCTGCTGGTTTTGTGGTAGAATATTTGACAATCAGGATAATTGGGTAGGACATGGACAGAGGCATCTGATGGAGGCTACTCGAGATTGGAATTCGTTAATGTAATGTAATGATGACcagtgaggaaaataaaacttaactATCATGCATCACAGCTTTTTAGAATCAATTTAAATTATGATACAcaaattgttttgtatttcagtattgtaactgaaatttaaaaataatgcaa harbors:
- the ZNF518A gene encoding zinc finger protein 518A, whose amino-acid sequence is MPSEKGHFFHDKEQINLLNHNAANNLYMDTTLEKALGNDPLSVMTRPAILDVSLSYELKNVKIVLPKVNIPNEVLMKHEVDRFRKLFQCKEQTARKSVNLEKVNGSSPICSEGSKVQNIPEVQFEEGLKTTAKILNFTCTKCEDNVRYSPNDLQKHFQLLHYGELPLYPCEMCNFSANDFQSFKQHRRTHRSTLVKCELCNDEHMYTLFDLTKHFTSKHCVNGHFQCEKCGFSTQDVGTFVQHIHRHNELPYKCGKCHHISFTKEEFQKHVVFHNSVFPFGCQYCSYRTQRKDYLFKHIISLHRDHLYAKEQLEKDKCEKRIVKTPAGLKLVLRRCKTGTSKKPLWRRKKIISGSDKTGEKSSQVLRSVNKIQPKLDELNQCMRDVETNEEKDRIMYTEKHNFTGGMLSATAAQYNKADDGTSFSLGLLKNAIPGPTVLMVKNNKISVPANYSAKFMGFKMVDGKQHIVIKLLPTSKQNLHVLGQKAHSLKDGSTTPLIQTDDPCSLSLGAIPNVTDQSTVKNNSIHTLPSPLFSSVPSSGKPEVEKQNNSLLYGRSLSQTVAPSNVAVGKNSYHLPMKLGSTVSPCDEVTKIESRSNISWGNHSPPSHPQVLPPTITNGSHYDHMKMPFFSELKMQHGGLNNGIGNSDLCYSHSVDSSNEGLLSFHNYSKMDSSDNQCSFWMSTDDKSKEFISSQTVSFQNRIESASSYSYPESIKGLKQEQIVSDESNIKTYGYMNTKNNSVFSKGQSKCVIDRECFVEDQRNGQQYLDANIHQDFENVTEKFQENGSDSVNSVLMPKITSVFSLQSEQAAHYLSPEINQLLQDVLKVKATTQQESHSKSNNCIKLHSDKLLSSHLSSHETGNKAFAHLKSSATACGFQRPPTNAGFHLCKRELNTSCSTNEGTHCRKEKRLPRISLDSQGVHIISRSPGVGASLKTHTDGITTQQLVKEEVQSTTPNPSSFSPVLQEQKKTVLVQSSPGFFVPLHLANQPGLQVVSGKSLPSTSSFDSHATKGVPASFVLNKGPGVILTFSGAIGTVANVRSDSSQVLASVASREYGKITIPASKVERKNDSFRGIRSSCSRRAHHPANDSLNSTSFKGPFVITNSSESSMKGISSVKVLPEQQDAVFGSVESVKQQEMKQKHVYALLPDGQQAVFLQCMTPNKPEVRKHSVFQESAHCQNCQPKKTGAMQQKLLLKIKTSSDTLTDTNQSVNNSVPSLQLDNLQSLTPALAQKQTNLTSNDALILPGRLMPANASLANSNPACRIPSVEPVYSTKPAGTWLRKGSAESTQVITANNRNNCGSQKSTWRTRNRVAKVKSRLKQTGPESSETVVLQRNNFKRKCKDNCREPPRKKATLHRKCKEKNQAQVVSESGGPYKPRASKETVRTLKLLPFNSKQLVKCPRRNQPVVVLNHPDADVPEVVNVMKTIAKFKGHVLKVSLSKRTIEALLEPAFCNSLDVTTDDLSQKRHKTVKPISPVKERFVLKLTLKKTSKNNYQIVKTTSDNTLKAKFSCWFCGRIFDNQDNWVGHGQRHLMEATRDWNSLM